The following DNA comes from Leishmania mexicana MHOM/GT/2001/U1103 complete genome, chromosome 8.
AACCGAGGCCCCAAGCGAGAGAGGCCGGTGACGAGCGATCAAGAGAAAAGGCATACAAAAGGTGGGCGGAGAAACTGAATGAGAAATGGGGAAGCGAATGAAGAGGGGGGGCGGTATCGCAGAAGAGCTGCATGAGATAACGAACAAGATCGAACGCATTGGGAGCAGGCAAAGGAGAATACGTTTcgaacgaaaacaaaaacagaAGACGTGGATGGGAAAGATCGGAGAACGTCAAGGAGGACGAAAGAGGGGAGCGACTGGCACAGGCAGTTGTGAACAACCAAAGAAACCATCAAACCAAAAATAAAAAttagaaaaaaaagaaagacatGGAGAAAAGAGGATAACGCAAAAGAAGAAccggaaaaaaagaaaacagtCAATATCAAAGAAACGCATGTgtgtctcctccctctcgttTTGAAtctctccccgcccctctgCCCTCTGTCCGCTGACAGTGGCGCCGAAGGGCATCAGCGGAGCAGCAACAAACAAACGAGCAGAGCGACGGCATCAAATTCagaggcgcatgcacacacacacaaaaagaggCGCCAACATAAAAATATACATATGCTCGAAGTAACTCAGAAGCATAGCAATACAAAAtaaaagagaaagagggcGTGACTCAAAAAGATCTCCAGTGACGAGGAGGGATGACCATGGGGCGGGTGTGCACGAGTGCTTCTGCAGTAGCTcggtagagagagaggaagcccAGCAGATGGACGAAGCGAGGCGGGGCAGCGAAACCCGAGAGCAACTCCGACACGATGAATACTGTTAACGCCAACAGCCTTCAAGATCTGGAAAGGACACGACAAAGGAAGTCTATCAGCTGATTCCGGGAAAAAAGCGAATAAAAAGCAATCCAAGACGTGCTAGGTCCATGGAATCGGGGAGCAGAGAACAAGCGCTGTGTGGCATCTCGACTGCGACCCAggagaacaacaaaaaaagggaggcaAGACATCTTCTCACATCCTCCACGTCGCGAACAAAGTGAGAAGGAAGGACATCGAACTGAACGAAATAAAGGGCAACAAGGACActtacacgcacacgcgtgcataCGGCCGTGAGAAGGAAATGGACAAGAGAAACGGCGCACGAGAGTCGCACTGCCtagagagaggaggcagaaCGTTGAAGGGGGTATCAAAAAAAGTGttgaaaaggaggagggaggaagcgaTAAATCTCTCTTGTCTTGTGCGTCTGAGTATGCACTCGTGTGCGTGAGCATCAGCTTCGCGAGGATAGGCGGAGGGAGCGGAGGAAGACCAGAGCGACTTGGAGATCAATGGGCGGGACATACCGGCGCAGAGCAAATcagacgagagagagaccgagaAGTCAGCACAGAAACGTCCGCACAGACGAGCATTGCCATCGGTGAATTgaagcacgcgcacagcgcacGCAAGCAAAAAGAGCAAACGAGAAAGCAACAACGCAACCGCAAAGGCAGGTTCATATGCTCCAGTTGTGCATAAAAACTgaggcggcacacgcacatatatatattatagagagagggagagggagaaccCACACCAAATTCGAGCAGGGTCGAATCGGCTCGTGGCAGTGGAGCACAACACAAAGGAGAAAAAGTAGGCCAATGCACAACACAGGAAAAACGTTTTCTTCATTCCATGTGCACATGAaccgtgcgtgcctgcgtgtgtgtgtgtgtgtgtgtgtgtgtggcgagCAAGATGATGGGTGAGTGGAGGGTAGATCAGGAAACGAAGGACCACATCTGATGTACGAACGtgagaaaggaaaagggcgTCAGAGGAGACGGCTGCACTGGCTCATCTCTAGCTTTATCGAACAAGGACAGGGAAAGGACTGAAGCGCAAGGGGTAGGTAGCGGTGCTTGGGTGCAAGACGACTAGAGAACCGCGCTGGAAAAGACGGGTGAGGGTGGAGAAGGGtgagaaagaaaaagaatATGGCAGCAATCCCTGCATCTACCGATTCTTGCACAGCAGTGGGGCAGTGTGTACAAGACGTGAAGAAGGACGAGTGCAGCGCACTCATGCACACAGGCAAAACAAAACGAGCAATAAACAAATAAGGCCTATAGGGGGTGTCTCTTTCCGGACTGGTGGTCGGATGAGGCCTTCGGCGTGTCGTATGTCTTTCTTCACATCTTCTTCCAtgccctccctttttttttcgggaGAGAGGTCGTCCCGCGACGTCCTCACATAGGTCCTCGCATACGCgcgacagagacagacagtAACGCTGCTGAAGACTGACAAGCGCGGAgatacatgtgtgtgcgctcgaCAGGGGGAATGTCTCACACGGAGACGAGAGCAGCGAAAGCAATGAGAGCGGCGTACAGGGGAGGAAAAAGCGAAACGAGGAGCGAGTCGCTGAAGCAACACGGCCGGATGAACGCTACAAAAACAACAAAGACACGGTGTCTCTCACGAGACCATGTAGGACTGTGGTAGTGCATGTCAAGGTGCAGAGCGCCCatatcttttttttttaatGCGGGAGTGGCCACATGCAAGTGCATGGCTGTTATTGCTGTCTTCGGAAGCGCACGAGCACAAGCACACCGATCCGCACGTTTAAATGCCGTACCCACATTTCATAGAGAACAGCACAGGCGAGACAGAAAGCTCATGAGCAACCTGAGAAGATGGCGAGGGGGACGGAAAACATGTAAGAGGAAGGAGGGCAacaaagggggagggatgaagcggaggaaaaaaaagaggtgAAGGATGCCGGAGACAAACCCCACAGAAGACGCAGATCAAGAGTCATCACAAGTAAAGGGCGCAACGCGAGCGAGCGAAAtaatacacacacacacacacttaaAGACAGACACCAGAAATACGAAAAGGCAACCAGCGAAAACGCATGCACACGACAAAATCAAAcaagaacaaaaaagagagggaaggcaGAGAACGCGTGACGAAGACTAGACACCGAGCGACGTGCGTAGACCTTGAGAAGGTACAGAAGCCGGCATACAAGGGCACCACGCAGAAGAGGCGATGGAGGTCAACAAGCACAAGATCCCATCCGGGTTTGACAGGTACGCTCCGCCTTCCTCGAAACAGAGCACAATATAAAGTAAGTGAATGCGGGTACAATGCACAAACCACCGcagagaaagacacacacacacactggcTATAACATCCCGAGTACAAGCGTGCACACCACAAGGAAGATCGCCATGAAGTGAAACCGCTGCTCCTGAAGAATGATGAGAGACAATCACGAGATAGGGGagatgagagagagaaacgaaTAAAAAAAAAGTGGAGGACACCGAACCTGCAACAGTCAACAACACGAAGAGATAAAAGCACCGAAAACGGTTAAGGTGGGGTGGCGAATCCAAGGAGAGCACGCCCAtctgtgggagggggggggtcaaTAAGCGTCTGTACGGAGTGCGAAACAGAAAAAACGTTCAGCAGATATAGCCAAAaacgcagcacacacagagataCAAGCATACACCATCTGCATccccgcacgcacagagaggcacacaaacCAACCACGCACAACACCACATTGCCGCACTAGTCGTTTTTGTACCGTCATCCTGTCACTCTACCACCGACAAGTGGGCAAATATAAGCGCTCAACCACAGTTCGCTTACCCCTGTCACAGTGCCGCTACACACGAGTCGCCCAGGACAGAAGACCCTGCCATCGAATCCGACCATGCGTCTCATCGTTTTCTTCTTGCCCTTCCTCGCACGCATGCCGCACGAtcggcgacacacgcacacgggtgGTCCGCATGCCTTGATCCAAACGGAGCCGCCTTCAGGGTCCCgcacgagggcggcggctgtcgcgTCTGTCGTGGAGgcagcagggggtgggggtcaAGGGGGCGTGCCGGGCGAGCGCAAGCAACGGAGCTGGCCACACTCAGGCCAGGGCCCTCCGAGACCTTGCACAGGACAGCCTGTCTGCCGTGCTTCTCCCTCAGTCTCTgcaagccgcggcatgccgtAATGTGGTGCGGggactcgctgctgccattCGGGGGTGGCCTCGCCATGCttccggcatctgcgcctcatcAGTGCAGACCCGGTCGGACGTAGGAGACACACCGCACGCTCCGGCTGCGCTCAcctgcgcatgcgcacagtgCTCGCATTCCTGCATCCTCGGGCCTCTGCTTCAGGACAACGCTGCTGTCGGTGGCGTCGCTGGCCCGCTCGACCACATGTGCCGCCCCACAGGCGGGACGCCgcgatgcgtgtgtggcaaGGCAGCAGGGACATCCCGCCCCTCTGCTGAATCCGCAGGCCTTTCGCAGGCGTGGGTGTGGCGAGCGCAGGAGGGTTTCGATGTCTGAATGCTGTGTGTAAGAGCTGAGCAGGTAGGGAAAGCAAAAGAACGAGcaaagaggaaaaaaaaacaggagAAGTCACGGATGTCTTCAGATCCCAACCACTGCGGCCACCAAGCTCCACGGTGTGGAACGAAAGGGAGGACGCGGACAGGGATGGAAACaacaacgagagagaaacggGAAAGCAAAGATGAGCAAAGAAAAGGGTTGGGGGACGCGGCGAAGCACACGGCGAGGAAGGGACCGTacaaacgaaaagaaaacgcgTTAACGACCGTAATATCCAAACCAAGATGCCAAGCCGAAGATAGAACACCtcgaaagagagagacagacagacagaggggCGAGGGAAAGACAACGACGACTAGACAGAGAGGGGCCTTCAACAGGGgacacacaaaacaaaacgaagTATCCAGTGTATGAGGGCACCCTGAAAGGAAAGTGACGGCGCTCTACCTGCCGCAAACAAGAACGGCGCGGCTTGGGATTCAACTACAGCGCGCCAAAGACTGCCGGTGGAGGAAAACCTTGTTATCCCTTGCGCTGTGGCAGGCTGGTGTAGtcgtctccgctgccgccaaaCAAGCATACACTCACCTAGGGGTGCTGTTGGTTTCGCCCATCTCACCACCCCTTGCACTCttcttccccacccccaacgAACCTATTATATGTATGTCACCCCAACACTGGGGTCGTGCTTGCTAAAAAGTGCCGCCGTTGTTCCTGCCTACGTCTGCTGCACATACGgtaaaggaaaaaaaaacggtcAAACGAACGCACCTACACAGCGAGCTGCATGTTGAGGcgcgccttctgctgctggtgttggCGATGAACGGTCTCTCTGATCCTCCACTCTCACCGTCGAAGGTTCTACGGAGCGTATATGTGGGCTGTGGCGGTGTCAGCAAAAAAGTTTGGTGCTTTCAGTAGAGTACGGATTGTTGTAGTATCGCATCCGCCCCGATGAAGGAGTACCTGTGCTAATCGGCTTCGCGCCAGCCTGATCAGCTGACAGGGTCGAGATTGAGATGGGCGACGTGGGCGGTGTAGTGCCAGGGGCGGAGGCTTCGTTGCAGCTGATTGAGAGCATACTTCCTTTTCGCGCGGCCGTCGGTGAAGAAGCTGCCGGTGCtagtgcgctgcagctcgcaCTTATCGCCGGCATCGATGGCGGGGAGCCACTCACATTGAAACGCTCATTTTGTCGCTTTGTGTTGTGCACGTGTGTCcgcacagcacggcgccacGACTCGGACGCACCCGTGCGCACCGTCGGCGACTCCATGTTGTGCGTCGCACCGGTGATAggcgtggtgccgctgcaaaAGTTGTGGCTGGGTGGGGTAGAGTTCATGTCAGAAATACTCCCGCTGCTTGAAACGGACAGCCTTGTAGACAACTGAGGAGCCACATTCGTTTGAACACCTATCGGCACAAAAGCACCGCACACAGGGCGGTTTGTCGCTACAACACCCGGTGCAGTCATGCTTGTTGGAGAGGTGCGTTGGGGCCCAGTGCTCTGCTGCGGACTGCCATGTGCGCTGGAGAATACCATTGACGGGGTAGAGCCCAGGCGAAGTGGTCCTGGGGGTGGGGCTGAACCAGCTACTGGCGGAGAGCAGTTCGCTTCCATGTGTTTTCGGGTAAGCTGCGTCGACGCCGAAAGGTTAATGCTCTGATTGGTGTCAACGCCAGTGGTCTCGCACCACGGGCCGCTGACCGGCACCTGCGGAGACCCACCATTAGACGCATCTGTGGCGGCCGTGAATTTTCCGTCGCTCGGGCGACTACTGAAATACAAGAAACTGCCGCTGGGGCAACCGCCCGCACTGCCAGCGCCCGCCGTCCCATCAGGCAAATTCTGGTCGTTTAACTTCGAGGGGGTCAAGAGGCCACCATAGGCGGCGACAGCGTTAGCGTCAAAGGACAGGGAGGCAGCCTGGCGATACGAGTGTGCCAGCATCGGCGCGGAGACCGATGAGGAGTGAGGGCTAACACGGCCCTCCCTGTCACCAGCGTAAGTCGGTATTGGCTGATGATGCCGACTCGGTGAGCCCCCTATAATGTTAGACGCCAGCGGAGTCACACAAGCCGGAGTGCCACCTCCAGAGACGCTCATTTGCAGTCGTTGCGACGTGCCCTGGTGGCTGCCCGTCGATGCCTCGCGAGGATCTGGCGCCGCGtacgcagcgctgccatcGAAAACGGGCATGATGTAGGACGACGGGGATGTTTCAAAGCCATGAGTCTCAAACATGCCCTGCTGAGATACAGCcgggtgctgctggtgtggctgcaggtgctgatgatgctgcgcagccgcagcaatGTCGAACGGTGAGCTAGACACACCAGGCATCATGGGCGACGTGCGCACAGCTGGGAACCCGATCAGGCCTGTTACCGATAGAATCGGCCCAGTCGCCTCTGCGTTCTTCATGAACCGTCGCCGCTGACTGCTTTCGGCCAGCTTGATCATGATGGGGATGCCGTTGCACGACGCGAACGGCTTCGTGTTGTGCACCTCCCGCGccgcccgctccgccgcgccctcctcggtGTAGATCACAAACGCAATCAGTCGCACCATCGCCTCATCCTGCACCGGCGACGTATCCTTGTGGAGCGTCACCTGGCGCACACTGCCGAACGCCCCAAACAGCTCCTCTAGGTCAGTCCTCGTGCAGTCGAGCGGAACATTGCGCACAAACAGCTTCATGATCTTCTTGCGCGCTTCGCCGGCGGGGGCACCGTCGTGCTGCTTTCGCGCCCATTGGACGACCAGCGGTTTGGCttcatgcacacacacagggtTCGTGCGGTCGCCGAAGGCCTCCAGTGCGCGGCACGCATCCATGTGTTCTGAATAGCGCACAAAAGCGGTGCCCAGGCCTGCACCTGTGTGGATATCACGCATCACAGCACAACTCACTACCTCGCCAAACGGATCGAATAAGGTGTGCAAGGCGACCTCTGTCATGTGGGGGCCAATGTTGTAGAGTATCAGGTTCGTGCTGCTATGCTCCGTCGGCGTCACGGGCGTTGGTGCGGACGATGTCGATATCAGACCCGGGTATTCGCTCATTGAGAAGTTCGTGTTGGCTGGCGTGGCGgcagacgacggcggcgtggaCGGTGAGTCAAGCACGCCAGAGAGCGGAGTCACAAAGTTCATGGCCATTGCCGCACAGGCCGCCGTGCCCGGAGGTCCTGACATCAGCACCGGCTCGCCAAGACGCTCCACAGAGAGAGCCGGCATCGGGCGAAAACCCGCCATaccaccagcggcgcggtAGTTAGTCGGGGAACGGCCACGGATGGCGTCCGCGCagaactgctgctgcgtgtacTGGCGCGCAGCCAGCTCCATGGCAGGTACCATCATTGAGGACTGCACCACATCTGCCGATGGCACGTAGCCTAACGACAGGCCTGGAAAACCTGAGTGGgtcccgcctcctcccacaGGTATGTGCACAGACATCGGCGACTGGCTCGATGTGGGCACGGCTACCCCGGGAGAATGGCGCAGCCTTGTTGCGCTCATCGGCGAGGTGCCaggcgaggacgaggatgtGGTACACGCATGCaattgctgctgctgctgctgctgctccgcatcGATGGGAATGGACGAAGCCATCACAATTGAATTCATGTTGCGTGCCGTCATGGTGAGAGAGAatgagaggggaggaggacaaagaaaaaaaaagaacacaCAAAagcgaacaaaaaaaaggagaggaagCGCGGTTGCGGAATACCGAGTGAGAATGAAAAGCGAAAAAGGCCAGAGCGAAGtcaaataaaaaaaaacgagtACAAGCAGGGTAGACAGATGCGAGAAGAGCAGGAGAAGTGGAAGGGCGTAAGAGCAAAAAGGTCAAAAAGTGAAACAAAATACACCAAAGGGTGCACGGCAGTAGAAGAGTCAACACAAGGGAAGAGGTGGTCCTGGGGCGGTtgtctgttgttgttgtttttttgcTGCTCTTGATAACCTCTGTGCGAAAACCTTTGTTTTCCCCCTTATTCGTTGCCTTTCTTGCGTGTCGGTCAGGTTGGTGTGCGTTTTGAGTCGGGTGTATCCACAATGGTGAAGGGGGTGGtgaaggggaggcggagatgcaAGAGACAAGCAATGGAGAATAATCAACAATAAAGCAGAGAAACCACAATTGAAAAACAAAAATATATAAAGGAGGGATGGGCAACGAATGAGCACACAGTACAGGACAGCTTCTCACGAAGAAAGCGAAACAGCAGCCAAgtaggaaaaaaaaacgtacTGCAGCTGTGCAGTATGAAGAGATAGATgggaaaacgaaaacgaga
Coding sequences within:
- a CDS encoding putative RNA binding protein codes for the protein MTARNMNSIVMASSIPIDAEQQQQQQQLHACTTSSSSPGTSPMSATRLRHSPGVAVPTSSQSPMSVHIPVGGGGTHSGFPGLSLGYVPSADVVQSSMMVPAMELAARQYTQQQFCADAIRGRSPTNYRAAGGMAGFRPMPALSVERLGEPVLMSGPPGTAACAAMAMNFVTPLSGVLDSPSTPPSSAATPANTNFSMSEYPGLISTSSAPTPVTPTEHSSTNLILYNIGPHMTEVALHTLFDPFGEVVSCAVMRDIHTGAGLGTAFVRYSEHMDACRALEAFGDRTNPVCVHEAKPLVVQWARKQHDGAPAGEARKKIMKLFVRNVPLDCTRTDLEELFGAFGSVRQVTLHKDTSPVQDEAMVRLIAFVIYTEEGAAERAAREVHNTKPFASCNGIPIMIKLAESSQRRRFMKNAEATGPILSVTGLIGFPAVRTSPMMPGVSSSPFDIAAAAQHHQHLQPHQQHPAVSQQGMFETHGFETSPSSYIMPVFDGSAAYAAPDPREASTGSHQGTSQRLQMSVSGGGTPACVTPLASNIIGGSPSRHHQPIPTYAGDREGRVSPHSSSVSAPMLAHSYRQAASLSFDANAVAAYGGLLTPSKLNDQNLPDGTAGAGSAGGCPSGSFLYFSSRPSDGKFTAATDASNGGSPQVPVSGPWCETTGVDTNQSINLSASTQLTRKHMEANCSPPVAGSAPPPGPLRLGSTPSMVFSSAHGSPQQSTGPQRTSPTSMTAPGVVATNRPVCGAFVPIGVQTNVAPQLSTRLSVSSSGSISDMNSTPPSHNFCSGTTPITGATHNMESPTVRTGASESWRRAVRTHVHNTKRQNERFNVSGSPPSMPAISASCSALAPAASSPTAARKGSMLSISCNEASAPGTTPPTSPISISTLSADQAGAKPISTGTPSSGRMRYYNNPYSTESTKLFC